Proteins encoded in a region of the Panicum hallii strain FIL2 chromosome 3, PHallii_v3.1, whole genome shotgun sequence genome:
- the LOC112885404 gene encoding prostatic spermine-binding protein-like, translating into MTPEFDPIATYEACAPLHWDAEQWDFQAWSKDDEFLTDGEDLQLLLDGELDEDDDDDVSWEGDFSTSEEEVDAPSTKEDSVAGGFLRGRLSEDDNDDDEETKGGSGYSGDGGGDDGSNIGAAPPIKRRKVLGTYRW; encoded by the coding sequence ATGACCCCGGAATTTGACCCCATAGCTACCTATgaggcctgcgctcctctgcacTGGGATGCAGAGCAGTGGGATTTCCAGGCTTGGTCAAAGGATGATGAATTCCTGACCGACGGCGAagacctccagctcctccttgatGGGGAACTGGATgaagatgacgacgacgacgtgtCCTGGGAGGGGGACTTCTCCACTTCGGAGGAAGAAGTCGATGCCCCATCAACCAAGGAAGACTCGGtggcaggaggcttcctgcGTGGCAGGTTGTCGGAGGACGACAACGATGATGATGAAGAGACAAAAGGTGGCAGCGGCTACAGCGGTGATGGCGGTGGAGACGATGGCAGCAACATTGGTGCAGCCCCTCCGATCAAGCGTCGCAAGGTCTTAGGCACCTACAggtggtag